A genomic window from Salvia splendens isolate huo1 chromosome 11, SspV2, whole genome shotgun sequence includes:
- the LOC121755396 gene encoding cytochrome P450 85A1-like: MASFVVILGVFWGLCILSVALLKWNEVRYRKKGLPPGTMGWPLFGETTEFLKQGPAFMKNQRSRFGSFFKSHILGCPTIVSMDTELNKYILVNEAKGLVPGYPQSMLDILGKCNIAAVHGSAYKYMRGAILALINPTMIKDQLLPKIDDFMRSHLSDWDNKIVDIQEKTKEMAFLSSFRQIASTEASSISETFMHEFIKLVLGTLSLPINLPNTDYHRGFQARQNITCWLRKLVEERKASGEKQGDMLGHLVGEENKYKLSDEEMIDLIITILYSGYETVSTTSMMAVNYLHDHPKVLEELRKEHMAIRERKNAEDPIDYKDYRSMCFTRAVMYETFRLASIVHGVSHSLLISIPKSHSRFELIQPY, from the exons aTGGCCAGCTTTGTTGTGATTCTTGGGGTGTTTTGGGGTCTCTGCATCTTGAGTGTTGCCCTTCTGAAATGGAATGAGGTTAGATACAGGAAGAAAGGATTGCCACCAGGTACAATGGGGTGGCCACTGTTTGGAGAGACCACTGAGTTTCTAAAACAAGGTCCAGCCTTCATGAAAAATCAAAGATCAAG GTTCGGGAGCTTTTTCAAATCCCACATACTAGGTTGTCCTACCATAGTTTCGATGGATACGGAGTTAAACAAGTACATCCTGGTTAATGAAGCGAAAGGCCTTGTCCCTGGCTATCCTCAGTCGATGTTGGATATACTCGGGAAATGCAACATCGCAGCCGTCCACGGCTCTGCTTACAAGTATATGAGAGGGGCCATACTTGCTCTTATTAACCCCACAATGATTAAAGATCAACTCTTGCCCAAAATAGACGATTTCATGAGATCTCATCTGAGTGATTGGGATAACAAGATAGTCGATATCCAAGAGAAAACGAAAGAG ATGGCGTTTCTGTCATCATTTAGACAAATAGCAAGCACTGAAGCAAGCTCAATATCTGAAACATTCATGCATGAATTCATCAAACTGGTTCTGGGAACTCTTTCACTCCCTATCAACCTTCCCAACACAGATTACCATCGCGGATTTCAG GCAAGACAGAACATTACATGCTGGTTAAGGAAACTAGTCGAAGAAAGAAAAGCTTCTGGAGAAAAACAAGGGGACATGCTTGGTCATCTAGTGGGTGAAGAGAACAAATACAAGCTAAGTGATGAGGAAATGATCGACTTGATCATCACCATTCTGTATTCTGGATACGAGACCGTGTCAACTACTTCTATGATGGCTGTCAATTATCTTCATGATCATCCAAAAGTGCTAGAAGAATTAAGG AAAGAACATATGGCTATAAGGGAAAGAAAAAATGCTGAGGATCCTATTGATTACAAAGACTACAGATCCATGTGTTTCACACGTGCA GTCATGTATGAGACATTCAGACTGGCTTCAATAGTACATGGTGTTAGCCATTCTTTACTGATCTCTATACCGAAATCACATtctag atttgaattaattcaaccataTTAA
- the LOC121754554 gene encoding probable UDP-arabinopyranose mutase 2: MATSTPPLKDKLDIVIPTIRNLDFLEMWRPFLQPYHLIIVQDGDPSKTIRVPEGYHYDLYNRNDINRILGPRASCISFKDSACRCFGYMVSKKKYIFTIDDDCFVASDPSGKPINALDQHIKNLLCPSTPLFFNTLYDPFREGADFVRGYPFSLREGVPTAVSHGLWLNIPDYDAPTQLVKPRERNTRYVDAVMTIPKGTLFPMCGMNLGFDRDLIGPAMYFGLMGDGQPIGRYDDMWAGWCIKVICDHLGLGVKTGLPYIWHSKASNPFVNLKKEYNGIFWQEEIIPFFQSATLSKDSTSVQKCYIELAKQVKEKLGKIDPYFAKLADAMETWIQAWDDLNPPTKLAPTAKPK; this comes from the exons ATGGCCACCTCAACGCCGCCCCTGAAAGACAAGCTAGACATCGTGATACCGACCATCCGAAATCTCGACTTCCTAGAGATGTGGAGACCCTTCCTCCAACCTTACCACCTCATCATCGTCCAAGACGGCGACCCTTCCAAGACCATCAGAGTCCCCGAAGGCTACCACTATGACCTCTACAACCGCAATGACATCAACCGCATCCTCGGCCCCAGGGCCTCCTGCATCTCCTTCAAGGACTCCGCCTGCCGCTGCTTCGGCTACATGGTCTCCAAGAAGAAGTACATCTTCACCATCGACGACGACTGCTTC GTTGCAAGCGACCCTTCAGGTAAACCGATCAACGCACTAGACCAACACATCAAGAATCTCTTGTGCCCGTCAACCCCACTCTTCTTCAACACGTTGTACGACCCCTTCAGGGAGGGAGCCGACTTCGTCCGGGGATACCCTTTCAGCCTCAGAGAGGGGGTCCCCACCGCCGTCTCTCATGGCCTCTGGCTCAACATCCCCGACTACGACGCCCCCACGCAGCTCGTCAAGCCACGCGAGAGAAACACCAG GTATGTGGATGCAGTGATGACGATACCCAAGGGCACCCTCTTCCCCATGTGCGGGATGAATCTGGGGTtcgaccgcgacctcatcggGCCGGCCATGTACTTCGGCCTCATGGGAGACGGACAGCCCATCGGCCGCTACGACGACATGTGGGCTGGTTGGTGCATCAAG GTGATCTGTGATCATTTGGGATTGGGAGTGAAGACAGGGCTGCCCTACATTTGGCACAGTAAAGCGAGCAATCCCTTTGTGAATCTGAAAAAAGAGTACAATGGGATATTCTGGCAAGAAGAGATCATCCCATTCTTCCAGTCGGCCACGCTTTCAAAGGACTCGACTAGCGTGCAGAAGTGCTACATCGAGCTAGCCAAACAGGTCAAGGAGAAGCTTGGCAAAATCGACCCATATTTTGCCAAGCTTGCCGACGCAATGGAGACGTGGATTCAGGCATGGGACGACCTCAATCCGCCGACCAAGCTTGCTCCTACTGCTAAGCCTAAGTGA